From one Amycolatopsis sp. FDAARGOS 1241 genomic stretch:
- a CDS encoding FtsK/SpoIIIE domain-containing protein translates to MNPTDHDNNRTTPESGRESTPESARETGTESTRTPAGPAGELATVHPLRAHTDQHQSTEPGVVESAPVAIEGELVSDEEWLLYTSQKAQMEWRMREYKRQALWVGTHAITAVRHERTLSTLKFVGRNVLVYPTLGAAAAIKRWRDTHGSSRYERMMRAAELAGEHEKVAEWEARDVAEKQRRHDRTMDWIRSPWQIAKAAALLTFSTTVLLLVLGLILWIAGKGGVLDPITGVIDAIAFCVWFVATYGAFLVLAGTAGLVTYLWNLGRRSQSVPDMFRPASAKLVDEVSITPSVVVTALRDLRISELRKKIEQMEDGGAAMLGPIRLAGCGVEFDVHLPSGVDTEEVKRKRRKFAENMGRHEHEVFLSTPPAPRTVRVWAADPGALDQPIGPSPLVTDPSLTADLYGGRAPWGVDLRGDAVLMPLLQAHLLLTGVSKQGKTATLRALALWMALDPSVRFYIADLKGIGDWRMFKPRADVLIEGPSDQHAIAATEMLEWAVEEMEKRLMSFDGDKYRNGVPRELAKPGGPFEPIVCIVDEAQNAFMNPLKDDEKRPYGGQTNESRYFMAARKIQNQGRAVNVVLWQGTQDPTDQNLPKLVREGAHIRGGLVLGSESQSRMAIGDKAVNAGGAVPHELRMGLDKGTLVVAGEGVPLPQGQASMVVRTHFIDGDDAEDIITRAVALRQAVTKTKPQVESPEETRDLLADLAAVLGENKVPAGEVVALLRDLDPDWAAYQRLGRSELVAVLDRDHGIKVPSTSNRWPIDPVTVRDAIARRDLAEDTTGA, encoded by the coding sequence ATGAACCCCACCGACCACGACAACAACCGCACCACGCCTGAGTCCGGGCGCGAGTCCACGCCCGAGTCGGCCCGCGAGACCGGGACCGAGTCCACCCGCACGCCTGCCGGGCCGGCGGGGGAACTGGCCACCGTCCACCCCCTGCGCGCCCACACTGACCAGCACCAGTCCACCGAGCCGGGCGTGGTCGAGTCCGCCCCCGTCGCGATCGAGGGCGAGCTCGTCTCCGACGAGGAGTGGTTGCTCTACACCAGCCAGAAAGCGCAGATGGAATGGCGGATGCGCGAGTACAAGCGCCAGGCCCTGTGGGTCGGCACGCACGCCATCACCGCGGTCCGGCACGAGCGGACCCTCAGCACCCTGAAGTTCGTCGGCCGCAACGTGCTGGTGTACCCGACACTGGGGGCCGCGGCGGCGATCAAGCGGTGGCGCGACACGCACGGCTCGTCCCGCTACGAGCGCATGATGCGCGCGGCCGAGCTGGCCGGAGAACACGAGAAGGTCGCCGAATGGGAGGCCCGCGACGTCGCGGAGAAGCAGCGCCGGCACGACCGGACGATGGACTGGATCCGCTCGCCGTGGCAGATCGCCAAGGCCGCCGCACTGCTGACCTTCTCCACGACGGTGCTGCTGCTGGTCCTGGGCCTGATCCTGTGGATCGCCGGCAAGGGCGGGGTGCTGGACCCGATCACCGGCGTGATCGACGCGATCGCGTTCTGCGTGTGGTTCGTCGCCACCTACGGCGCGTTCCTCGTACTGGCCGGCACGGCCGGGCTGGTGACCTACCTGTGGAACCTCGGCCGCCGCTCCCAGTCGGTGCCCGACATGTTCCGCCCAGCCTCGGCCAAGCTTGTCGACGAGGTGTCCATCACCCCGTCGGTGGTGGTCACGGCGCTGCGTGACCTGCGGATTTCCGAGCTGCGCAAGAAGATCGAGCAGATGGAAGACGGCGGCGCGGCGATGCTCGGCCCGATCCGTCTGGCCGGCTGCGGGGTCGAGTTCGACGTGCACCTGCCCTCCGGGGTGGACACCGAGGAGGTCAAGCGCAAGCGCCGCAAGTTCGCGGAGAACATGGGCCGCCACGAGCACGAGGTGTTCCTGTCCACCCCGCCCGCCCCGCGCACGGTACGCGTGTGGGCGGCGGACCCCGGGGCACTGGACCAGCCGATCGGCCCATCGCCGCTGGTCACAGACCCGAGCCTCACCGCCGACCTCTACGGCGGGCGGGCACCGTGGGGCGTGGACCTGCGCGGCGACGCGGTGCTGATGCCGCTGCTGCAGGCGCACCTGCTGCTCACCGGTGTGTCCAAGCAGGGCAAGACCGCGACCCTGCGGGCGCTGGCGCTGTGGATGGCGCTGGACCCGTCGGTGCGGTTCTACATCGCCGACCTCAAGGGCATCGGGGACTGGCGCATGTTCAAGCCGCGGGCGGACGTCCTGATCGAAGGCCCGTCCGACCAGCACGCCATCGCCGCCACCGAGATGCTGGAGTGGGCCGTGGAGGAGATGGAGAAGCGGCTGATGTCCTTCGACGGCGACAAGTACCGCAACGGTGTCCCGCGCGAGCTGGCCAAACCGGGCGGCCCGTTTGAGCCGATCGTGTGCATTGTGGACGAAGCGCAGAACGCGTTCATGAACCCGCTCAAGGACGACGAGAAGAGGCCCTACGGCGGGCAGACCAACGAGTCCCGCTACTTCATGGCCGCCCGCAAGATCCAGAACCAGGGCCGGGCGGTGAATGTCGTGCTGTGGCAGGGAACGCAGGACCCGACGGATCAGAACCTGCCCAAGCTGGTCCGCGAGGGCGCCCACATCCGCGGTGGCCTGGTCCTTGGGTCGGAGTCCCAGTCCCGCATGGCCATCGGCGACAAGGCCGTCAACGCCGGCGGTGCGGTGCCGCACGAGCTGCGGATGGGCCTGGACAAGGGCACCTTGGTCGTCGCCGGCGAAGGCGTCCCGCTCCCGCAAGGGCAGGCGTCGATGGTGGTGCGCACCCACTTCATCGACGGCGACGACGCGGAAGACATCATCACCCGCGCCGTGGCCCTGCGCCAGGCCGTGACGAAGACAAAACCGCAGGTCGAATCCCCGGAGGAAACTCGAGACCTGCTGGCCGACCTGGCCGCGGTGCTCGGGGAGAACAAGGTGCCGGCCGGGGAAGTGGTGGCGCTGCTGCGCGACCTCGACCCCGACTGGGCCGCCTACCAGCGGCTCGGCCGCAGCGAACTGGTCGCCGTCCTCGACCGCGACCACGGCATCAAGGTGCCCTCGACCAGCAACAGGTGGCCCATCGATCCTGTCACTGTGCGTGACGCGATCGCCCGGCGCGACCTTGCCGAGGACACCACCGGTGCGTAG